Genomic segment of Erythrobacter sp. BLCC-B19:
GCGAGGCCGACGCAATCACCCTGTCCGCCGAGGACAGCCTGTGGGTCGACGGCGAGGGCCGCCCGCACGCCACAGAGCAGCTGGTGATCGAGGGACTGGCATTGCGCAGCGGGGGGCAATTCTCCTGGCTGTTCAGGAAAACAGGGTAGATTTCAGCATGAGTGAAGGTGCGATCCGGCGGGCGCTGCTGTCAGTGTCCGACAAGAGCGGTTTGGCGGAACTGGGCGCGGCCCTTGCCGAGCGGGGTGTGGAACTGGTCAGCACCGGCGGCACCGCCAAGGCCTTGCGCGATGCGGGGCTTGCGGTGAAGGACGTCTCCGATCTCACCGGCTTTCCCGAGATGATGGACGGGCGGGTCAAGACCCTCCACCCCACGGTCCACGGCGGGCTGCTGGCCCTGCGCGACAACCCCGAGCACGTCGCCGCGATGGAGGCCCACGGGATCGGCGCGATCGATCTGGTGGTGGTCAACCTTTACCCCTTCGAGGCGACCGTGGCGAAGGGTGCCGACCGCGCGGAAGTGATCGAGAACATCGACATCGGCGGACCTTCGATGGTGCGTTCGGCGGCGAAGAACCACGGTTTCGTGACGATCCTGACCGATCCCGCCGACTACGCCACGCTGGTCGCTGAAATGGACGCCAATGGCGGCGCGACGACGCAGGCGTTCCGCACCCGCATGGCGGGCAAGGCCTATGCCCGCACCGCTGCCTATGACAGCGCGATTGCCAGCTGGTTCGCCTTCTCCCCCGCCGCCTCGGACGAGCCGACACTCTTCCCCGAAACGCTCCCCATGGCGCTAAAGCGCGCCGATACGCTGCGCTACGGCGAGAACCCGCACCAGATGGCGGCGATCTATGTCCCGCAGGTGTCGGGCACCGCAGGCGTGCCGCAGGCGACGCAGTTGCAGGGCAAGGAGCTGTCCTACAACAACTTGAACGACGCGGACGCCGCGCTGGAACTCGCCGCCGAGTTTGCCGGGCAGGAACCGGCGGTGGTGATCGTCAAGCACGCCAACCCTTGCGGCGTGGCGCAGGGCGGATCGCTGCTGTCGGCGTGGGAAGCGGCGCTGGCCTGCGATTCCGTGTCGGCCTTCGGCGGCATTGTTGCCGTGAACACCGAACTCGACGCTGCCACGGCTGAGGCCATCAGCGCCATCTTCACCGAAGTCGTGATCGCCCCCAGCGTGTCCGCCGAGGCGCGCGAGATCTTCGCGAAGAAGAAGAACCTGCGCCTGCTCGAATGCGGCGCGCTGCCCAACCCGCGCCGGGGCGGGCTGGCGCTCAAGACCATTGCCGGGGGCGTGCTGATCCAGTCGCGCGACAACGGGGCGATTTCGGCGGATGACCTCAAGGTCGTAACCAAGCGCGCGCCCACCGAGCAGGAACTCAAGGACTGCCTCTTCGCCTGGACCGTCGCGCGCCACGTCAAGTCCAACGCCATCGTCTATGCCAAGGACGGCGCGACTGCCGGGATCGGCGCGGGCCAGATGAACCGCCGCGATTCGGCGCGCATCGCCGCGATCAAGGCCAAGGAAGCCGCCGAGACCTATGGCTGGCCCGCCCCGCGCACCCAAGGCAGCGCGGTCGCCTCAGACGCCTTCTTCCCCTTCGCCGACGGGTTGATCTCGGCCGCCGAAGCGGGCGCGACCGCCGTGATCCAGCCGGGCGGCTCGATCCGCGACGACGAGGTGATCGCCGCCGCCGACGCAGCGGGGCTGGCGATGGTCTTCACCGGGATGCGGCATTTCCGGCATTGATTTGTGTGCGGGGGCGCCTCCGCGCCCCCGTCCTCGGTGCTGCTTCCTTCGCTTCGCTACGGAGCACCTGCGGCTCGCGCGCGTGCGCTCGCGGCGCTGCGCGCCGGAATGGGTGCGTGAACGCCGCCGCCTTTACGCACTTACACGCAGTTCGTCGCAGGCCGGACACCTCTCGCCCCGCCCCTAGACCCGGCGCAACTTTTTCACAGGGCTTTCGTAACCACTCTAGGGCCGCAACCTAATCGGGCCTGACCGCCATGTTCATCCCGCCGCAATTCGGCGTCGGGCAGAGGCCACGGCGGAACCCACGCGAATCACGAGCCTCTCATGCGCTTCCTCTCCTCCGACCTGTTTCGCAATTTCGGCATCGGCTTTGTCCTTGGGGCAGTGCTGGTCGTCGGCGCGAACGCGGAAGATTGGGACGCGACCGGGGCGCCTGCGCAGGCAGCCGAGGTGCAGCCCACCGCCCCCGCTCCCGCGCCTGAGTTCGTGATCGCGCCTTCCGAAGGCTGATCCCATGCACAAATTCGCCGTTCTTCTCGCCGCCGGTTCGCTGGCGCTGAGCGCGTGCGCCGGCCCCGTTGCTGCCGCCGAAGAGCCGGTCAACACCCCCGCCGCCACCCGCGTCGCCAAGGAGAAGCCCGGCCTCAAGACCGCAATCTTCGCCGGCGGATGCTTCTGGGGGGTCGAGGGCGTGTTCAGCCATGTGAAGGGCGTGACCGGCGCGGTGTCGGGCTATCACGGCGGCACGGCCAAGACCGCCAAGTACGACATCATCACCAGCGGCGTCACCACCCACGCAGAAAGCGTCAAGGTGACCTATGACCCGGCGGTGGTGCGGTATGACCAGCTGTTGCGGATCTACTTTGCGGTGATCGCCGATCCGACCCTCAAGAACCGCCAAGGCCCGGACGTCGGCGCGCATTACCGCACCGCAATCGTCCCGATGAACGCCGAACAGAGCGCGGTTGCCGCCGCCTATATCGCGCAGCTCGGCAAGGCCAAGCTGTGGTCCAAGCCGATCGTCACCAAGATCGAACCCTACAAGGCGTTCTATGCGGCGGAAGACTATCATCAGGACTTCATGCTCAACAATCCCAAGCACGGCTACATCCTGCGCTGGGACGCGCCCAAGGTGGCGGCGCTGAAGGCGATGTTCCCCAAGCTCTACCGGGCGACTTTCCTGAAGGACGCGGGGTAAGGCGGGGCACCCCACTGGCGTTCGCCCGCCTGCTCCATTATATCCCCGCCCATGGGACAGCACGCGCATACGCATCACGAACATT
This window contains:
- the msrA gene encoding peptide-methionine (S)-S-oxide reductase MsrA; this encodes MHKFAVLLAAGSLALSACAGPVAAAEEPVNTPAATRVAKEKPGLKTAIFAGGCFWGVEGVFSHVKGVTGAVSGYHGGTAKTAKYDIITSGVTTHAESVKVTYDPAVVRYDQLLRIYFAVIADPTLKNRQGPDVGAHYRTAIVPMNAEQSAVAAAYIAQLGKAKLWSKPIVTKIEPYKAFYAAEDYHQDFMLNNPKHGYILRWDAPKVAALKAMFPKLYRATFLKDAG
- the purH gene encoding bifunctional phosphoribosylaminoimidazolecarboxamide formyltransferase/IMP cyclohydrolase — protein: MSEGAIRRALLSVSDKSGLAELGAALAERGVELVSTGGTAKALRDAGLAVKDVSDLTGFPEMMDGRVKTLHPTVHGGLLALRDNPEHVAAMEAHGIGAIDLVVVNLYPFEATVAKGADRAEVIENIDIGGPSMVRSAAKNHGFVTILTDPADYATLVAEMDANGGATTQAFRTRMAGKAYARTAAYDSAIASWFAFSPAASDEPTLFPETLPMALKRADTLRYGENPHQMAAIYVPQVSGTAGVPQATQLQGKELSYNNLNDADAALELAAEFAGQEPAVVIVKHANPCGVAQGGSLLSAWEAALACDSVSAFGGIVAVNTELDAATAEAISAIFTEVVIAPSVSAEAREIFAKKKNLRLLECGALPNPRRGGLALKTIAGGVLIQSRDNGAISADDLKVVTKRAPTEQELKDCLFAWTVARHVKSNAIVYAKDGATAGIGAGQMNRRDSARIAAIKAKEAAETYGWPAPRTQGSAVASDAFFPFADGLISAAEAGATAVIQPGGSIRDDEVIAAADAAGLAMVFTGMRHFRH